The Marinitoga sp. 38H-ov genomic sequence AATAATGGTTTTGGTGTTTGCGATATCCTTGTCTTTTGGAATATTTACTGAACCATATATGATAACTGGTGGTGGACCTATGAGAAGTACATTGATGCCTATGATGGTAATGTATACATCTGCTTTTCAAAAATTAGATCCAACATACTCTTCAACTATGTCAATTTTTATAGCTTTTTTTAGTTTTGGGTTAATTTGGATTACTAGAAAATTATTTGAAAGAGAAGTGGAATTAGTATGAAGAAATTAAATAGTCATATTTTCCACATATTTATGTTTGGGCTAGCTATATTATGGCTTTATCCATATATATGGTTAGTAATGGCCTCAATAAAACCATCTAATGAGATTTATACAAAATTTTGGCCTACACATTTTACTTTAGACCATTTTAAATTTATTTTAGAAAGCGCTGAAAAAATGGATCGTCCATTTATTAGAGCATTTTTTAATAGTTTATTTGTTTCTGTTACAGTAACAGTATCAGTTGTTTTAACCTCATCTACTATATCTTATGCGCTATCTAAACTTAGATTTAGAGGTAGAAATAAAATTTTTGATTTTTTAATATTTCAAATGGTTTTTCCTGGTTTTATGTTTACAATTCCAATGTATATATTAATAAGAAATTTAGGATTACTAAATACCTATTCAGCATTGATTTTACCTAGTTTAATGAGTGGTTGGGGAATTTTTATGATTACACAAAGTTATAAGGGGACACCAAACGATTATATAGAAGCAGCAAAAATTGATGGTGCAACAGATTTATGGATAATATTTAAAATAATGATACCTTTAAATAAATCAGTTGTGGCTATAGTTTCATTATTTACATTTATTGGTATATGGGATAATTTTATGTGGCCATTAATAGTAATAAAAGATTATAATAAAATGCCATTATCTGTTTTATTAGCAAGTTTTAATCATCAATATGGGGCGTATATTGGACCAGTATTAGCAGGATCAGTTATACAGACTATACCGATGGTTATATTATTTTTGATATTTAGAAAATATTTCTTACAGGGAATTTCAATTACTTTAAAGTGAGGTGTTTAAGTTGGATTTGAAATTAAAAAGGCATCCATTAAATCCCCTATTTTCTCCTAATCCAAATCATTTATGGGAATCAAGATTTGTATTTAATCCTGCAGTTGTATATGATGGAGAATTATTTCATATGTTGTATAGAGCTCAAGGGGAAGATATGGTATCAAGAATGGGTTATGCTGTAAGTACTGATGGTATTCATTTTAATAGGATGGAAAAACCAGTTTTTGAACCTGAAGACATAACAGAAATGTATGGTGTAGAAGATCCAAGGCTTACATACATTGATGGGAAATATTATATGTGTTATACAGCATACTCTCCAACAAATATTAGTGTAGCTATGGCATCTACAACAAACTTTTTTAATTGGGAAAGATATGGAATAGTATTACCAGAAACTCCTAACAAAGATGCTGCTATTTTACCAGAAAAAATAAATGGAAAATATGTTATGTTTCATAGGTTGGAACCAGATATTTGGTTAGCCTTTTCAGATGATTTGAAGACATGGGGAGATTATGTAAGTATAGCAAAACCTAGAGAAGGTTATTGGGATGATGTAAAAATAGGTATTGCAGGTCCTCCAATTAAAACAGAATATGGTTGGTTATTATTATATCATGGTGTTCAAAATGCTCCAAGATTAATTTATAGATTAGGTTTTATGTTATTAGATTTAAATGATCCTACAAAGGTATTAAAAAGATCAGAAAAACCTATTTTAGAACCAGAAGAACCTTGGGAAAAATTTGGAGGAGTGCCAATGGTAGTATTTTCTGATGCTATGGTTGAATATAAGGATCAGTATTATGTATATTATGGTGCTGCAGATAATTATATTGCATTAGCTACAATTTCAAAAGAAGAAGTTTATAAGTGGATTAAAGAATAATTAAATCACCATCCAAAACTGATCTGAACCCAAAAAATGAAACAATAAAAAAAACACCCCCGAAAGTGATAAAATAAAAGTAGGGGGTGTTTTTTAATGGCAAAGA encodes the following:
- a CDS encoding carbohydrate ABC transporter permease yields the protein MKKLNSHIFHIFMFGLAILWLYPYIWLVMASIKPSNEIYTKFWPTHFTLDHFKFILESAEKMDRPFIRAFFNSLFVSVTVTVSVVLTSSTISYALSKLRFRGRNKIFDFLIFQMVFPGFMFTIPMYILIRNLGLLNTYSALILPSLMSGWGIFMITQSYKGTPNDYIEAAKIDGATDLWIIFKIMIPLNKSVVAIVSLFTFIGIWDNFMWPLIVIKDYNKMPLSVLLASFNHQYGAYIGPVLAGSVIQTIPMVILFLIFRKYFLQGISITLK
- a CDS encoding glycosidase, with product MDLKLKRHPLNPLFSPNPNHLWESRFVFNPAVVYDGELFHMLYRAQGEDMVSRMGYAVSTDGIHFNRMEKPVFEPEDITEMYGVEDPRLTYIDGKYYMCYTAYSPTNISVAMASTTNFFNWERYGIVLPETPNKDAAILPEKINGKYVMFHRLEPDIWLAFSDDLKTWGDYVSIAKPREGYWDDVKIGIAGPPIKTEYGWLLLYHGVQNAPRLIYRLGFMLLDLNDPTKVLKRSEKPILEPEEPWEKFGGVPMVVFSDAMVEYKDQYYVYYGAADNYIALATISKEEVYKWIKE